A window of Nitratireductor kimnyeongensis genomic DNA:
GCCCGCGCGATGGCTGGCCGAACGAAAAGGCGCGTGCGGCGGCAAGCCGCGCCGACCATGTGATCGACGCGGCCTCGGTCTTTGCGACTCCAGCGGAAGCGGTGGCGGATCTGAATTTTGTCCTCGCCACCACTGCGCGCCCGCGCGACAATTTCAAACCCGTGCGCGGCCCGGTCGAAGCCGCTGCCGATCTGCGAAGCCGCTTTGCCGGTGGCCAGAAGACCGGCATCCTTTTCGGGCGCGAACGCTGGGGACTCACCAATGAGGAGGTGGCGCTTGCCGACGAGATCGTCACCTTTCCGGTCAATCCGGCGTTTGCCTCGCTCAACATAGCGCAGGCGGTCCTGCTCATGTCCTATGAGTGGATCAAGACGGGCGATCAGGCTGTCCGCCCCCCCGAGATCGCGCTCGCACCCGCCGAAAAGCTCCATATCGAAAGTCTTATGAGCTATCTCGACAAGGTGCTGGACGAGCGTGGGTATTTCCGCACCGATGACAAGAAGCCGAAGATGATGGACAATCTGCGGGCGTTGTTCACACGTCCGGGATATACCGTTGAAGAGCTCGCGGTTCTGCGCGGCGTGTTGCGTTCTCTGGAGAAATTCTCTCCGAGGAATCCGCGCGGCTCTGGCGCGCCCGACGAAGGGTGATCATGGAAACCCGGCCGATCCTTTTCTTCGATTCAGGCATTGGCGGCCTGTCGGTGGTCAAGGAGGCGCGCATTCTTCTGCCGGGCAGGCCTTATGTATATGTTGCCGATGATGCGGCTTTTCCCTATGGCGCATGGGAGGAGAAAGCACTCCTTGCGCGCATGGTCGCACTCTTTGCAGAGCTCATCGAGACCTACCGGCCGGCCATGTCGGTCATTGCCTGTAACACGGCGTCGACGCTCGCCATCCATCGTTTGCGTGAAGCGTTTCCCGGTGAAGTCTTCGTCGGCACAGTGCCAGCCATCAAGCCCGCGGCCGAGCGCACACGATCCGGTCTCGTTTCGGTGCTTGCCACACCCGGCACAGTGAGGCGGCAATACACGCGCGACCTGATCCGTGATTATGCGGCCAAATGCCATGTTCGGCTCGTTGGCAGTGAAAGCCTGGCAGCTCTTGCCGAGCAGTATATGCGCGAAGGCTATGTGGATGAGGCGGCCGTGGAGCGGGAAATCGCCCCCTGTTTCGTAGAGCAGGACGGAAAGCGCACAGACATCGTGGTGTTGGCCTGCACACACTATCCGTTTCTGGTGAACCGCATGCGCAAGACCGCTCCCTGGCCCGTAGACTGGATCGACACATCCGAAGCGATTGCAAGGCGCGCCCTCACGCTGGCAGCGGATCTGCCTTTGCCTTCCGCCGCTACGGCTGGACAGGATATCGCGCATTTCACCTCCGGCGCGCCGGTGGAGGGCTATCGCCGTCTTGTGACAGGGTTCGGGTTCAAGGCGCGCTGATCGGTCATTTGTTCTTGTCGACAGCTCTCGTGGCTCAGCTTTTCTTCCTGCAATGCTTGGAGAATCCAGTCTCTGAACGCCCGGATTTTTGGAGCGTTGCGACGGCCCTCCGGATAGACGAGCCAATATCCGAGCCCATCCGATTCCGTGCGCTCGAAGGGTCTTAGCAACAGTCCCGCTTCCAGCTCCGTCCGGTACATCGCAGGTGTGAGCATCGCCACCCCGCGCCCCGCGATAGCCGCCCGTGCAAGCATGCTCTGCCCCCCGAGTTTCGCCATAGCGGGGCGGTCGTCACTGTCAATTTTGATGTCGATGGCGCTGAACCAGATGGTCCACCAAGGGTCTCCAAGGTCGAGGAGAGGTAACTTCAAAAGATCCTCGGGTGTTGAGATGCCGCCAACGGTGTGGGCGAGCCTGGGGCTCAGCATCGGCGTAAAGTCGGCTTCGATCAGAAGGTGGCGCTCCAGCCCGGGCCACGGACCATGCCCGCCGCGAATCGCAACGTCGACATCCTCCGTGTTGAATGCCGCCAGCCGTTGTGTGGTTTCGAGCCGTACCGACAATGTCGGGTGAAGCTCTTGAAAGGCATCGATCTTCTCCACAAGCCAGTTGGTGGCAAAGGTTTGCGCGGTGCTGATGGTGAATGTGCCCTCCATCATGCCGCGGGCATTGGCATAGGCTGCAGAAAGCCGTTCAAATGCGTCGCTGACAGCCGGCGCGAACCGCTGGCCGGTTTCGGTCAGAGTGACCTGTCTTGGTCGACGGACGAATAAGGGCGTGCCGATCCGATCTTCGAGAATCTTGATCTGATAGCTGACAGCCGCTTGCGTCATGCCCAGCTCTTCGCCTGCTTTGGTAAAGCTGCCGTGGCGCGATGCGGCCTCGAAAGCGCGGACGGCCGCCAGTGGCGGAAGAATTGCACTGGTCATGGATAAAATCTCCTTATGGCACCCGGTCGCCATTCGATTGGAAATTGGAGTTCAGAAGAGCGAAAACTTGACCACAAATCAACTCAGCTTTTCCTTGGTTAGATCGGGAAGTTGTCATGGAACACGTTTTCCTTCATCGCTCCAGCGGGCGCGCGTCGCTCTGGCACTCTCTTCTGATATGGCTGAAGTTGCCGGGAAAGCGTAGGAGGGGTAGGCGGCGCGTGATCGATCCGCGCGATGTCCCGGAACTGGTGCATCATGATGTTGGCTTGACGGATGTTCGTCCCCTCCGACCCAAATCCTATCGTGATTAGCGTTTCGGTTGACATTTGCTCCGGTCTTCAATAATCACCCGCACAAGCGCGATGGCTTTCCGGCTGCCGCGCTTTTTAACGTGTCCCGTGGACAAGCCGCATCAGCGTGCGTGGCATGTCCTGTCAGGCCTTGAAAACGAAGGCCAGAGGAGGGCGCGTTTCCTTCGTCCGGAGTGTTTCGCTCCGGGGTTTTTGATTTGAAAGGGAATGCGATGAGCAAACGCCATTCAGCAAAGTACAAACTTGATCGCCGTCTTGGCGAGAATATCTGGGGCCGTCCGAAGTCTCCGGTCAACCGTCGTGAATATGGCCCCGGCCAGCACGGTCAGCGCCGCAAGGGCAAGCTCTCAGACTTCGGTCTACAGCTGCGCGCCAAGCAGAAGCTGAAAGGTCACTACGGCGACATCTCGGAAAAGCAGTTCCGCAAGACCTACGACGAGGCAAACCGTCGCAAGGGCGACACCAACGAGAACCTGATCGGTCTCCTGGAGTCCCGCCTCGACGCCATCGTCTACCGCGCCAAGTTCGTTCCCACGATCTTCGCCGCGCGTCAGTTCGTGAACCACGGCCACGTTCTGGTCAACGGCCGCCGCGTCAACATCCCGTCCTACCGCTGCAAGGCCGGTGACGTGATCGAGGTCAAGGAAAAGTCGAAGCAGCTGGCCATCGTTCTGGAAGCAACGCAGCTCGCCGAGCGCGATGTTCCCGATTATGTCGAGGCTGATCACAACAAGATGGTTGCCACCTATCTGCGCATGCCTTCGATCTCCGACGTGCCCTATGCGGTGCATATGGAGCCGAACCTGGTTGTCGAGTTCTACTCGCGCTGATACGTTTCGACAGGTAATTCGGAAGGGGGCGTCCTGCCATTGGCCGGGCGCCTTCTTTTTTGTCTTCAGAGATTTATCGGGGTACTGCCATGAAAGGACTGGCCAGGGCGTCCAGTGTGCGAATGGGCTTGTTGCTGGCCTTTTTCGTCGCATTGTGGACGGTTTATGCCAGCCTCACCCAGCTCAATCTCGATGGCTTTGGCGATATGCTGGAAAACTACTCCTGGGGCATTGCCTGGGAACAGGGGTATTACAAGCACCCACCGCTGTTCGCCTGGATCACGGCAGCATGGTTTGCCGTGTTTCCCAATGAGGACTGGGCCTATTATCTCCTGTCGGCAGTCAACGGCGCAGCGCTCATGTTTGCGAGCTGGCGGATCGCCGTGCGGTTCCTCGATCCCTGGCGCGCGTTTCTGTCAACGGCGCTCTTCTTCTTTCTGCCGCCGGTCACATTCCTGGCTATAAAGTACA
This region includes:
- a CDS encoding RNA methyltransferase codes for the protein MAGTDKQQNMLAEGPAIILVEPQLGENIGMVARAMANFGLAELRLVSPRDGWPNEKARAAASRADHVIDAASVFATPAEAVADLNFVLATTARPRDNFKPVRGPVEAAADLRSRFAGGQKTGILFGRERWGLTNEEVALADEIVTFPVNPAFASLNIAQAVLLMSYEWIKTGDQAVRPPEIALAPAEKLHIESLMSYLDKVLDERGYFRTDDKKPKMMDNLRALFTRPGYTVEELAVLRGVLRSLEKFSPRNPRGSGAPDEG
- a CDS encoding LysR substrate-binding domain-containing protein yields the protein MTSAILPPLAAVRAFEAASRHGSFTKAGEELGMTQAAVSYQIKILEDRIGTPLFVRRPRQVTLTETGQRFAPAVSDAFERLSAAYANARGMMEGTFTISTAQTFATNWLVEKIDAFQELHPTLSVRLETTQRLAAFNTEDVDVAIRGGHGPWPGLERHLLIEADFTPMLSPRLAHTVGGISTPEDLLKLPLLDLGDPWWTIWFSAIDIKIDSDDRPAMAKLGGQSMLARAAIAGRGVAMLTPAMYRTELEAGLLLRPFERTESDGLGYWLVYPEGRRNAPKIRAFRDWILQALQEEKLSHESCRQEQMTDQRALNPNPVTRRR
- the rpsD gene encoding 30S ribosomal protein S4, whose protein sequence is MSKRHSAKYKLDRRLGENIWGRPKSPVNRREYGPGQHGQRRKGKLSDFGLQLRAKQKLKGHYGDISEKQFRKTYDEANRRKGDTNENLIGLLESRLDAIVYRAKFVPTIFAARQFVNHGHVLVNGRRVNIPSYRCKAGDVIEVKEKSKQLAIVLEATQLAERDVPDYVEADHNKMVATYLRMPSISDVPYAVHMEPNLVVEFYSR
- the murI gene encoding glutamate racemase translates to METRPILFFDSGIGGLSVVKEARILLPGRPYVYVADDAAFPYGAWEEKALLARMVALFAELIETYRPAMSVIACNTASTLAIHRLREAFPGEVFVGTVPAIKPAAERTRSGLVSVLATPGTVRRQYTRDLIRDYAAKCHVRLVGSESLAALAEQYMREGYVDEAAVEREIAPCFVEQDGKRTDIVVLACTHYPFLVNRMRKTAPWPVDWIDTSEAIARRALTLAADLPLPSAATAGQDIAHFTSGAPVEGYRRLVTGFGFKAR